The proteins below come from a single Arthrobacter sp. zg-Y1171 genomic window:
- a CDS encoding class I SAM-dependent methyltransferase, with protein sequence MSTAKPANYYAVPELAAAYDADSKARQDLQFYLALAAETGARRVADLGAGTGLLCSLLAGQGYEVTGVEPEQTMLSLAAAQPHADAVTWIRGTAENLPEAWADLVLMTGHVAQYFLDDTAWVRVLTHAGRALRPGGRLAFEVRNPDVEAWRRWEGTHSTSRGTVTQTVRRQDDLVTHTDTWTDGSGTRTTIETLRFPSWDTVTAGLEAAGLTVDQCWGHWDRSPVRRDSPEWIFLTEAV encoded by the coding sequence ATGAGCACAGCGAAGCCCGCTAACTACTATGCCGTCCCTGAACTTGCGGCCGCATATGATGCGGACAGCAAAGCCCGGCAGGACCTGCAGTTCTACCTGGCACTGGCCGCCGAGACGGGAGCCCGGCGCGTTGCAGATCTCGGAGCGGGAACGGGCCTGCTGTGCAGCCTGCTGGCCGGGCAGGGGTATGAGGTCACGGGAGTCGAGCCTGAACAAACCATGCTTTCGCTCGCAGCCGCCCAGCCGCATGCCGACGCCGTCACCTGGATTCGAGGAACCGCGGAAAACCTGCCGGAAGCCTGGGCAGATCTGGTGCTGATGACCGGACATGTCGCGCAGTACTTCCTTGATGACACCGCATGGGTGCGGGTGCTCACCCATGCCGGACGAGCGCTCAGGCCCGGAGGCAGGCTCGCGTTCGAAGTACGCAACCCGGATGTTGAGGCCTGGCGCCGGTGGGAGGGCACGCACAGCACCAGCCGGGGAACGGTCACGCAGACCGTCCGGCGGCAAGACGATCTGGTCACGCACACCGATACCTGGACCGACGGTTCCGGAACGCGGACGACGATCGAGACCCTCCGCTTCCCTTCCTGGGACACGGTTACCGCCGGTTTGGAAGCCGCAGGACTTACGGTCGACCAGTGCTGGGGCCACTGGGACCGAAGCCCGGTGCGACGGGATTCACCGGAGTGGATCTTTCTCACCGAAGCGGTTTAA